The following nucleotide sequence is from uncultured Draconibacterium sp..
AGAACTGGGAGTTACAGACTCGGCTGATGCCCTGGACATGACATTTGATGCGATTTCTAAACTAACTTCAGATTGTAAATTCAGCGATTGCAGCCACACCAACGAAACAGGTTGCGCAGTTTTGGCAGCTGTTGAAAGTGGTGAGTTAAGCGAAGATGCCTACGAAAACTATTTAAAACTAAAACGCGAACAAGAGCATTTTAGCAGCACGGTTTACGAAAAAAGGCAGCGCGATAAAGAATTTGGCAAAATGATTAAATCGGTTTTGAAAGAGAAAAAACGTTCAAAACCGAGGTAGTTAATGAACAAAATGTCCTTTTAATTCATTTTTAAACTGAAACCAAAACTTATTTATTCATGAAAAAATTTGCTATTGAGATTAAATGGGCCATTTTGTTTGCAGTCATTCAGTTAGTCTGGATGCTCGGAGAAAGAATCGCCGGACTTCATGATGAGAACATATCAAAACATTCCATCGTAACCAACTTCTTCGCCATTGTGGCTATTGCAGTTTATGTTGTTGCATTGCTCGACAAGCGAAAGAATGATTTTAACGGGAAAATGACCTGGATACAGGGATTTATTAGCGGATTGATCATTACTTTAGGTGTTACAATTCTTACTCCCCTCACCCAATACCTTACCGTTGAAGTGATCACTCCCCATTATTTCGAAAATATGATTCGTTATGCAGTTGAAAACGGTCTGCAAACACAGGAAGAGGCTGAAGGTTATTTCAATTTAAGAAGTTATATGATTCAAAGCGTAATTTTCGCACCGCTAATGGGATTAGTTACATCGGCAATTGTCGCCATTTTCACCCGAAAAAAATAATGTAATATGGCAAGTGCCAAAACTGTTGAAGAATATATTCTGAACACAACATCGCGACAGGATATTTTAATGATTTTGCGCGATTTGCTGCAATCGACAGAACTATCGGAAACCATAAAATGGGGAGCTCCGTGTTACACTGTTAATGGAAAAAATGTGATCGGGCTTGGTGTTTTTAAAGGACACGTGGCTATTTGGTTCTTTCAGGGGGCATTGTTAAAAGACGAAGCAAAAGTACTTTTTAATGCACAAAACGATAAAACCAAAGCATTGCGGCAGTGGCGTTTTGTTACGGTGGATGATATTGATGCTGAAAAAATTATAGCCTACGCAAACGAAGCAATCGCCAATGAAAAGCAAAATAAAAGAGTTAAACTCAACCGAAATAGAAAGCTAACTATTCCGCCCGAACTGGAAGAAGCCTTTAATCAGGATAATCATTTAAAGCTTTCATTTCAGGAATTTTCGCCGGGTAAACAACGCGAATTTGCTGATTATATCGCCAATGCAAAACAGGCGAAAACCAAACATACGAGATTACAAAAAATCATCCCGATGATTAATAATAGAATCGGGTTAAACGATAAATACCGTAATTGTTAATGGTTATTGAGAATTGTTTTTAATTTCATCTCATCAAAATCTGATGAACAATGAAATTACAGTTTTCGCTACTATTTTTATTTATGACCAGTCTGCTATCGGCGCAATCGTCAAAACTCAGCTTCGACGAAAAGAAAGCTGAAGACCTCTATCATTTTGCCTACGAATGTATCGATCAGGAATACCCGAATAAAACCGGGCATGTTTTGGGCGACGACAGCTATTTGCAACCTCCGCGTGTTATGCACCCCGCTTTTTATGGGTGTTTCGACTGGCATTCGTCGGTGCACGGACACTGGACTTTGGTAAAAATATTAACTGAATTTCCGGATTTTAAGTACCGCAACGAGATCATTAAAAAGTTAAAGAATAATATTACCGAAGAAAACATACTGCAGGAAGTTGCCTACTTTGATGATGAACACAACACCACTTACGAACGCACTTATGGCTGGGCCTGGTTGTTAAAACTCGATGAAGCTTTGCACGAATGGGATGATCCGGTAGCACTGGAATTACAGGCAAACCTCTCCCCTCTGGTTGATCTGCTGTCGGATAAATTTAGCGAATTTCTCGACAAACTGATTTACCCTATACGAATTGGCGAACACAGCAACATTGCATTCGGAATGTCGTTTGCTTACGATTGGGCAAAAAAATACGATACAGCGCTGGCCATTCAAATTGAAAGGATAGCAAAAGAGTATTACGCTACCGATTGTGATTGCCCGCTTACCTGGGAACCGGGCGGTTTCGATTTTCTATCGCCTTGTCTGCAGGAAGCATCGATAATGTTAAAAGTATTACCCGGGAAAGAGTATAAACAATGGCTAAAAACGTTTCTTCCAAAGTTTGAAAAACATCCTGAAAAGTTCCTTGATATTGCAAAAGTTACCGACCGCAGCGATGGTAAACTCGCCCACCTCGACGGATTAAATTTCAGTCGTGCCTGGTGCTTGTACGAAATGGGATACGCGTTAAATAACCAGCAGTTGATTGATTTTGCCGATGCTCATTTCAACTACAGCTACGAAAAAATGGATTCCGGCGAGTATGCAGGAGCCCACTGGTTGGCATCGTTTGCTACCTACGCATTAATAAAAAGTCACAATCAATAAATTCCGAAGTTCAATCCTCTATATAATGAATATTACTAAATTTTTCTGTTTGTTGCTATTTTGGGGTCACTTTGTAGTATTGTCTGCCCAAAATCACCAATCTCGTTTTGAGAAGATTGATATACAACACTATAAGTTCGAAATCCATTTAAACGATACAATAAACCAAATTGAAGGAATTGCTACCATCTCAATTAAATTTTTACAGGCCGGTAGTGATATTACACTCGATTTAGTTGAAAAATCAAGCAATAGCGGAATGCTGGTTCATTCCGTAAAAAAGGAGGACAACGAGCTTGACTTTAATCAAGCACACAATAAACTTGTAATTCTATTAAACGAACAAGCACAGGCTGGCGATGTTCTCGATTTTACGATTGCCTATTCCGGCGTTCCTGCCGATGGTTTGATTATATCGGAGAATCGTTATGGAGATCGTACATTTTTTGGCGATAACTGGCCTGATCGTGCACAAAACTGGTTTCCATGTGTCGATCATCCTTCCGATAAAGCCACTTTAGAATTTCTGGTTTATGCTCCGGCCCATTACGAGGTTATTTCAAACGGATCGCTTGTGGAGAAAAAACAACTTGAAAATTCAATGGAATTCACCCATTGGAAAGAAGATGTGCCGTTGGCAACAAAACTGATGGTAATTGGAGCCGCCGATTTTGCTGTTGGAAACGAGCAGAACTACCAGGGAATTCCGGTGAATTCGTGGGTATTTGAAGAGAACAAAACAAAAGGATTCGAGAATTATCAATACGGCACAAAAGCGCTGGAATACTTTTCAGAACTGATTGGCGCCTACTCTTATGAAAAGTTGGCTCATGTACAATCAAAAACTCGTTACGGCGGGATGGAAAATGCCAGCTGCATATTTTATTCCGAGAATTCAGCCATAAGCGATCGCATACCGGAACAGCTATTTGCCCACGAAGTGGCTCATCAGTGGTTTGGAAATTCTGTTACTGAACAAAACTGGCATCATGTGTGGCTTAGCGAAGGATTTGCAACTTATCTCACCCACCTTTATGTGCAACACATTTATGGCGACGAACAATTTAAAGAAGGACTTAAACAAGACAGAGAGCGCGTTATTTCTTTCTCAAAACAAAAGTACGCTCCGGTAATCGATACAACGGTGCAGGAATATACCCGCTTATTAAATGCCAATTCGTACGAAAAAGCCGGCTGGTTTTTACACATGCTGCGAAATAAATTAGGCGACGACATTTTCTTTAAAGGATTACAGAAATATTACCACGATTTCAGGAACAAAACCGCACTAACAAAAGATTTTCAATTGGTAATGGAATCTGTTTCGGAGAAAGACCTTGATCGTTTTTTTAAGCAGTGGTTATGGAGTGCAGGGCATCCGGTTATTAAAGTTTCGTGGGGTACTGAAACCACCGGAAAACAAATAGACAATCAACAAATTCTGATTCAACAAAGGGGAAAGCAACTTTTCAGTTTCCCGCTGGAAATGAATATTCTTTACGAGGATGGATCTGTGGATCTTGTTACAGTAATGATTGACAAAACAAAAGAAACGCAACGATTTCAGGCAAAAACAACTACCGGTATCAAAGATATTTACATCGATCCGAACGTAAAATTGTTGTACGAACTGGCTCAATAAAAAGGGTTATTTCCTTTCCTCACCAAAATTCAGGGCATAAAAAAAGTCCTGACGAAACCGTCAGGACTTACAATGTATTTCACCTAAATAATAAAGTCTTTATTTTACTTTTTCTACGATTGCTTTGAACGCCTCAGGTTGGTTCATAGCCAAATCAGCTAAAACTTTCCTGTTAATTTCAATGTCGTTCTTTTTCAACAATCCCATGAATTGTGAATACGACATTCCTTCCAATCGCGCTGCAGCGTTAATACGCTGAATCCACAATGCACGGAATGTTCTTTTTTTCGCTTTTCTATCGCGGTATGCAAACTGTTGACCTTTTTCCCAGGTATTTTTTGCAACCGTCCAAACGTTACTACGCGAACCGAAATAACCTCTAGTCTTTTTCAGTAATTTTTTTCTTCGGGCGCGTGATGCTACATGATTTACACTTCTTGGCATACTTTTTACTTTTTTGATAATCGGCGCTCTCCGTCAACCGACGGAAATACTTTAAAGCACAATTATCTGGTTTTTAACTTTTTTTACCTCTCTCAATTAAAAGGTTTAATAAAGAAACAGTCAGTTAAGACTGATTACTTCATGCACAACAAAAGTTTTACGTTGCTTTCGTTTGTCTTATCGATAGTTGTCCAATAAGTCAAATTACGCTTACGTTTTGTACTTTTCTTAGTCAAAATGTGACTTTTGTAGGCGTGCTTCCTTTTAATTTTACCACTTCCGGTTAATCTAAAACGTTTTTTAGCACCGGAGTTCGTTTTCATTTTTGGCATAATTCCTACTAATTAAAATGTTATCAAAGAACTTTATTATATATGGTTTAACACAAAAAAACAAGTTTCGTAAACCGAAACTTATTTCTTTTTAGGTGAAATAAACATTGTCATTCGCTTTCCTTCCAATTTTGGCAATTGTTCAACGGTTCCCCATTCTTCCAATTCTGTTGCCAGTCTCAGCAATAGAATCTCGCCCTGATCTTTAAATAAGATCGAACGTCCTTTAAAGAATACAAACGCTTTTACTTTTGCTCCTTCCTGAAGGAATTTTTCAGCATGTTTTAGTTTAAACTGGAAGTCATGCTCATCAGTTTGCGGACCAAAACGTATTTCTTTTACCACAACTTTTGTGGTTTTTGCTTTCATCTCCTTTTGTTTCTTTTTCTGCTGATAAAGAAACTTCGAGTAATCAATAATTTTACAAACCGGAGGATCAGCTTTTGGTGAAATTTCTACCAAATCCAATTCCATCTCGTCTGCTAATTTTAGTGCATCACGTAAGGGGTAAACACCTTGTTCTACGATATTATCACCCACTAAACGTACTTGTGGCACCCTGATCTTGTGATTTATCCGGTGTTGCGGTTCCTGCTCAACACGTGGCTGGAATTTTCTTCTCGGACCTCTTCTTTTAATAGCTATAATGCGTTCCTCCTTAAGTTAGTTATATAATCCTGATAATTGATCTCTTACTTCTTTCTCAATAAATTCAGCGAACTCCTTTGTTGTCATTGTTCCTTTATCGCCTTCGCCTTGTCGGCGTACAGCAACTGAGTCAGATTCTGCCTCTTTTTCTCCCACAATCAACAGATAAGGAATTCGTTTTAATTCGTTGTCTCGTATCTTCCTACCAATCTTTTCGTTACGATCGTCAACAACGGTGCGAATATCGGAAATATTTAGAAAATTTGAAACTTTTTTAGCATAATCGTTATACTTTTCGCTAATAGGTAATACTACCACTTGCTCTGGTGTAAGCCATAATGGAAACTTACCGGCAGTATGCTCAATTAACACGGCCACAAAACGTTCCATCGAGCCGAATGGTGCGCGGTGGATCATTACCGGACGATGACGGTTATCATCTGCTCCGATATATTCCAACTCAAAACGTTCGGGCAGGTTGTAATCTACCTGAACAGTTCCCAGCTGCCAACTACGTCCCAATGCATCCTTAATCATAAAATCAAGTTTTGGTCCATAGAATGCAGCTTCTCCAAGCTCTGTTACCGTATTTAAGCCTTTTTCTTCACAAGCTTCTATAATTGCCTGCTCTGCTTTGTCCCAGTTTTCAGGCGATCCGATATACTTTTCAGGTTTATTCGGGTCGCGCAACGAAATCTGCGCTGTATAATTTTCAAAACTCAAAGCTTTGAAAATAATAAAGATAATATCAATTACCTTCTTGAATTCATCTTTTACCTGATCGGGACGACAGAAAAGGTGAGCGTCGTCCTGCGTAAAGCCACGAACACGTGTCAATCCATGCAACTCACCACTCATTTCGTAGCGGTAAACCGTTCCGAATTCTGCCATTCGAACCGGCAGATCTTTATACGAACGCGGCCAGGCTTTGTAAATCTCGCAGTGGTGAGGACAGTTCATCGGTTTCAACAGGTACTCCTCTCCTTCGGCAGGAGTGGTGATCGGCTGAAACGAGTCCTTTCCGTATTTTTGATAGTGACCGGAAGTTTTGTACAACTTCACATCGCCAATATGTGGTGTAATTACCTGCTCGTAACCGTATTTCTTTTGTACTTTTTTCAGGAAGTTCTCCAGCTGCTCGCGTAACTGTGCACCTTTTGGCAACCACAACGGCAAACCTTGTCCAACGGCTTCAGAAAAGGTAAACAATTGCATTTCCTTACCGATTTTACGGTGGTCGCGTTTTTTAGCTTCCTCTACCATGTACAGGTACTCCTCAAGCATTTTGGCTTTTGGAAAAGTAACACCGTAAACACGGGTAAGCATTTTATTTTTTTCGTCGCCACGCCAGTAAGCACCCGCAATTGCCGTTAATTTAATGGCTTTAATATAGCCGGTGTTTGGCAAGTGTGGCCCACGGCATAAGTCAGTAAAATTTCCCTGGTTGTACAAGGTTATCGTTCCGTCTTCCAGTTCGCTGATCAGTTCCTGCTTCAGTTCGTCGTTCTTTTCGGTGAACATGGTCAATGCATCTTCTTTCGAAATATCAGAACGAACAATGTCGTTTTTCTGACGTGCCAGCTCAAGCATTTTTTGCTCGATTTTTTGCAGGTCTTTTTCCGAAAGCACTTTTCCTTCAGGAAGATCGATATCGTAATAAAATCCTGTATCAACAGTTGGACCGATACCAAATTTGGTACCCGGGTAATAAGTTTCAATGGCTTCAGCCATTAAGTGTGCTGATGAGTGCCAGAATGTTTCTTTTCCTTCTCTGTCATCCCACGTATACAGTTTAATGTTGGCATCGTGGTCAATTTTCCGCGATAAATCCCAAACTTCGCCATCAACCGAAATCGACAGCACATCCTTTGCCAGACGGTTCGAGATCGATTTTGCAATCTCTAAACCACTAACAGGCTCCGCAAACTCACGTACACTGTTGTCAGGAAGTGTAATTTTTATCATTTTACTGTTACTATTTTTTGCTTCAATATTGCTATTGAAATCTATCTGTTATTCTAAATCTTGTAATTCAAATACAATCAGAAGTTTTCGTATTTAAAATCTTCTGCTGCAAAGCTAAATTACTTTTGCGCGGCAAAGATAATCAAACCATTGATACTAGAAAGAATCGGACGCCTGCATGTTAGGCAATTGTAACGTTTTTTCAACACTCGGCTGTTAAATGCCACATTCACTAAAAGTTGTATGCTGTCATCGAATATTATTCAATGTCGAAAGCAACTTTCAATTTGCAATATTTCTATTAAGATCCTGTTTAAATTAATACTAAATGAACATTTTTAATTATACATTAATGGAATTATAGCCATTTTATTGATTTCTTTGTGGCAGACAGCAATAAAAACCAATAGATTATAATTTTTTTGAAATATGGGGTTTAAAGATCCGGAAGATTGTCATTCTCTTGAAGAACTAAGAAATGAGATTGACAAAATTGATGAGCATATCATTTTACTTTTTGCCGAGCGGCATAAATACGTCGAAGCCGTTGTTCACTTTAAAAACGATAAAGACGCCATTATTGCACAGGAAAGAAAAGATGCAGTAATTCAGCAGCGCAGAGATTGGGCAGAATCGAAAGGATTAAATGCCGACGTTTTTGAGCAGATATACACGCTTTTGGTGGAGAGCAACATTAATCACGAAATGAATTTATTAAAAATTAAAAACAGCAAGTAATGTATAAAGCAGACATAAAAGTAATGGACTGTACCGTTCGCGACGGCGGGCTTATGAACAAATGGCAATTTAGCGACGATTTTGTGCGTGGCGTTTATAAGGGCTGCGTTGAAGCAGGTGTTGATTACATGGAAATTGGTTACAAAAGCAGCGAATCGGCTTTTTCGAGAGACGAAGTTGGTCCGTGGAAATTTTGCGATGACAAAGATCTGCGTCGTGTTGTTGGCGATAACGACACCAACTTAAAACTTTCGGCAATGGCCGATATTGGCCGTATTGCTCCGGAAGATATTCCGCCGGCAAACGAAAGCCTGATTGATATGATGCGTGTGGCCTGTTATTGCCACCAGGTAGATAAAGCCATTTGGCTGGCCGAACATTGTATGGACAAAGGTTATGAGGTTACCATTAACTTAATGGCAGTTTCAAAAGTAAACGAATCGGATTTGGATGAAGCATTGGCCGACCTGGCTAAATCACGCGTACCGATTATTTATGTAGTCGATAGTTTTGGCAGTTTGTATTGCGAAAGCATTGAAAAGCTGGTTAAAAAATATGCTGCTGCCTTGCCGGGTAAAGAGCTGGGAATACATGCACACAACAACATGCAACTGGCTATGTCGAACACTGTAACATCGCTGATTAACGGCGTTACCATGCTCGATGCCACTATGCTGGGGATGGGCCGTGGTGCCGGAAACTGCCCCATCGAAATACTCATCGCGTTCCTGAAAAATCCGAAATACCGTTTGCTACCATTGTTGGAAGCCATTCAAACGCATGTAAAACCGTGGCAGGAAAAAATTGACTGGGGTTACCACATTCCTTATTTAATTACCGGCGCCTTAAACGAACACCCACGCAGTGCCATGCAATGGATGGATTCGGAGAGGAAAGATGACTTTGTTTCGTTTATGAAAGAAATGCACGACTACGAACTTTTAGAATAGAAATAGATTTGGATTAAAGCGAAAAGGATGCATCCGGTACTGACAGCTACACGGGTCGCATCCTTTTTTTATGCTCCAAAATGTAAATTATTGCAGCTTTTCCATTACAGTTAAAAATGTTGCCCGATAACTCAAAAGAATTTCCCCTTACTTAAATTCTGATATTCTTTAAATGTCATTGAACATTAGATGAACATTTTTCTATTTTTGTTCACCATACAAAACACAAGAAAATGAAGAAACTGCTTATTTTATTGGTCACATTTTTGACCGTTTTTACGGTACAGGCGCAACAGACGCAAAAACTTACTTTAGAAGATATTTTACAGAAAGGTACTTTTCGGGCTCAGTCAGTTTATGGCCTGCGTTCGATGAACGACGGAATCCATTACACTACGATAGAGGGACAAACCCAGATTGTAAAGTACAGCTACCAAACCGGCGAAGAAGTTGAAGTTCTTTTTGATATTACCAAGGTTAAGGATGCCGCTATTTCTTCCTTTTCGGCCTACGAATTCAGCGATGACGAAACAAAAATATTGTTGACAACCGAACGCAAATCTATTTATCGCCACTCGTACACAGCTGAGTTTTATGTTTGGAATTCGGTTACCGAAGAGCTTTCGCAACTTTCGGACAAAGGTGCACAGCAGCTGGCAACTTTTTCGCCCGATGGTAATTACGTGGCCTATGTACGCGACAACAATATTTTCATCAAGAATTTAAGGTTTGGAAGTACACACCAGGCAACTACTGATGGAAAATTTAACGAGATTATAAACGGGGCTCCCGACTGGGTTTATGAAGAAGAATTTGGCTTCAACAAAGCTTTTTGGTGGTCGCCCGACAGCAAATTTCTGGCCTACATTCGTTTTGACGAAACTGAAGTACGCGAATTTTCAATGCCTATGTATGCCGGAGCTGCACCAACACTTAACGACAATAAATTATATCCGGGAGAATACACTTTTAAATACCCGAAAGCCGGTGAAGCCAACTCAAAGGTGGAAGTATATTCGTACGAAGTAAAAACGAAAATTGCTATTAAAGTTGATATTGGTGAAAAAACAGATATTTACGTTCCTCGCTTAAAATGGACTCCCGACGACAACGAATTGGTTGTTATGCGTTTAAATCGTCATCAAAACCAAATCGACATTCTCTACGCCAACCCGTATACCGGCGATTCACGCAATTTTCTTACAGAGAAAAACGACCGCTACATTGCTGAAAATTTCCTTGATGCATTTACTTATCTTGAGAACGGAAGTTTTGTGGTACAAAGCGAACGCGATGGTTGGTCGCATTTGTACCTCTACGACAAACAAGGTTTTGAGATTGCCCAACTTACAGAAGGCGATTTTGATGTAACCGACTTTTATGGTTACGATGCCGAGAAAGAACTTTACTACTACCAGGCTGCCGCCGAATCGCCTTTGCGTCGCGAGGTTTACTATGTTAGTCAGGATAAAGAAGAAAAAGGAAAACTATCGACTCTGGAAGGAACAAACAGTGCGGTATTCAGTACCAACTTTAAATACTATATTAATTATTACAGCAGCGCAAAAGTGCCGAATTACATCACTTTGCACGACAATAAAAAAGGTGAACAAATCCGCTTTCTGCAAGACAATACCGTATTGAAAAACACCATTAAAAGTTTGCAAATTCCGCAAAAGGAGTTTTTCACGTTTACCACATCCGAAGGAGTTGAACTGAATGGCTGGATGCTAAAACCCAACGATTTTGATGCCTCGAAAAGATACCCGGTTTTTATGACACAGTACAGTGGTCCGAATTCACAAAGTGTCAGAGACTCTTGGGGTGGCATTAGCTGGAACGAATACCTGGCACAGGAAGGTTTTCTGGTGGTATGTGTCGATGGGCGTGGAACAGGTGCCCGTGGCGAAGATTTCAGAAAAGTGACCTACATGCAACTTGGGAAATACGAATCGGACGACCAGGTGGAAGCCGCAAAATACCTCACTACCCTGCCCTATGTTGATGCTGAAAACATATCGATTTTCGGGTGGAGCTACGGTGGTTTTATGACATTGTTAACACTGGAGAAAGGTGGCGATTTATTTAAAGCCGGTATTGCTGTTGCCCCGGTAACCAGCTGGCGTTTTTACGATACCGTTTACACCGAGCGTTTTATGCGCACACCGGAGGAAAATCCTGAAGGTTACGATGACAATTCGCCGCTTTCGCATGCCGGAGATATTAAAGGACATTTATTGATTGTACACGGAACAGCCGACGATAATGTGCACGCACAAAACACGTTCGAAATGACGGAAAAAATGGTACAGGCGGGCGTGCAGTTCGATATGGCCATGTACACCAACCGCAACCACGGAATACGGGGCGGCAATACAAGTATGCATTTGTACACCAAAATGGTGAATTTCCTGAAAAATAATTTGATGGAGAAATAAACCTGAGATGCAATAAAGAAAACGGCTGCTAATTGATTTAGCAGCCGTTTTTTATTTCATATAATTCTTATAGTATTCAGTCTTGTCTTCATCGCCAAACCGGGCATAAATGTTGGCCAGATAACCGGCATATTCTTTCCCGGGTTTTAGTTTCCACAGTTTATTTAAATATGGAAGTGCTTTCTTAAAATCAGCGGTTACCAAATCCAGTTCTTTTAAAAGCGTATTGTAGTTTTTACGGGTTTTGTTTTTGTTGTATTTCGCCATTTCCTGCTCGTAGCGGTTTTGCCCGGCCCAGTAATATTTTTTGGCGTTCCACTCCAAAGCATCCAAATGTTCCGGATTCTTTTCGAGTAATACCTCAGCCAAACTGTCGCAAACAGTGTTGTTTTCAAGCGCCTTGTTCACTGCAAAATAATTATCCAGGTTCGATTCTTCATTCTTCGAATCATCATCCAACGTTTTCCAAACCTCAAGTGCTTTATCATTTGCATCTATTTCGGCATAGATAGCAAGCAATCTCGAATTAACTTCACTATTGGTGGTTCCATAATTTTCGATGATATATTCCAGTGCCGACAATTCTTTCGACAAATTATCCTGTTGCTGGTAAATGGCTGCCAGCGTTTGGTACATCCCGGCATCGGCATAATTTTTATAACGAGCCTGGTCGAACCAACTGATTGCCTGCGTTGCATTATCAGCTTTAAATGCGGTTTTTGCTGCCTGAGCAAAATCAGCACCTGCCACATCTTCAATAGCTGTGGCATCGAAATAACTCGTCCAGGCAGCCAGTGCCTGCGAATAATTTCCGTTTGCTTCAAAATTTGTTGCTTCGGTTTTTTGGGTGGTAAGTACTTTGGGTGCCCCACACGATGCCATAAAAATGACAATTACTGCACCCCATAATAATTTGTTTTTAGCCATAATTATTTAATTGGAGTGCCAAAACTAAGGATTTATTCCAAAACAGTTCGTTTCGACTTCTGCATTCAAACAAAAAACAAGATTGAGGTAATTTAGTCTGACTTTTTCCTTGCGATATTGTTTTCAGCCATTTCAAGCAAAGCATCCTGAACCACAGGATTGGTAAGCACATAGTCGTGCCCCATACGCTTCATATCGTCTTTTGTGATCAACGACTTAATATTCGAAACTTTAACAAAGTCGGGCAATTCGTCGGGATTCTTAGGTCCTTTGTTTCCTATACGATTCTTCAAATGTGCTATACTCGACATTTTTAGTAATATATCTTTTGAATTAACAACCAAACGAACTGTGTCAGTCATTTCTCCCAGATTATGAAAGGCTTTGCCCTCTTTAAATACATTGCGGGGAGCAACACTTCCAACGAAAGTGATATTGTGATAAGTTTTTACCAGTGGAATATTCTGATTCTCTCTTTCAAGAATATAACTTCGAAACATTTCGTTTGCCATCGACGAAAAAAGAATACTTACAGTAATGTCTTTGGGATGAGTTTCCCAATATTCCGTATCCGCCATAAACTCATCGAGCATGTGCTGAAATATCGCAAAATCGGCGGCTCCACGTTTCGACACACGAAGCGCATTGTAATATCGATAAACTTTATCTTCCGTTCCCCAGGCAAAAACACTTATTGCAGCCTTGTTAAAAAGCGAATCGCCATAGTTTGTTTTTAAACGGTGCATATATTCATGTATCTGCTTATCAAAAGATTTACCGTATCCACCAACTACAATATAAAAATTCTTAATACCCTTTTTTAAACGATTATATTCGTAGATATTGTACATAATATTATGTTTCAACGTATCGGTCGGGTATTTATCAGATAAGTTAACTGCCCTCAGATTCAACTCGATGGAATCGTTATTGTAATTGTAATTACAGAAATAAAGTGTATTTGTCTGTAGTGTAGTACTGTTTCTAAAGGTGTACGAATTGTCTTGATTAACCTCAATTACCCGATTCGTAAAGAACGGAACGACATTTTTATCCTCCGTTCTGTCCATTTTAAAAATAGTCGTTTCTATCTGTCCTATAACTTGTGTTGGCAAAATAAAGCTTGCAAAAACAAAGGTCAGGAGTTTTAATGTATTTCGCATATCGTTAATTTATTTGGATTCATAAGTTAGTAAAAACCTCTCAGGATTCCGATAGTGTAGTAAAATTAT
It contains:
- a CDS encoding aldolase catalytic domain-containing protein, yielding MYKADIKVMDCTVRDGGLMNKWQFSDDFVRGVYKGCVEAGVDYMEIGYKSSESAFSRDEVGPWKFCDDKDLRRVVGDNDTNLKLSAMADIGRIAPEDIPPANESLIDMMRVACYCHQVDKAIWLAEHCMDKGYEVTINLMAVSKVNESDLDEALADLAKSRVPIIYVVDSFGSLYCESIEKLVKKYAAALPGKELGIHAHNNMQLAMSNTVTSLINGVTMLDATMLGMGRGAGNCPIEILIAFLKNPKYRLLPLLEAIQTHVKPWQEKIDWGYHIPYLITGALNEHPRSAMQWMDSERKDDFVSFMKEMHDYELLE
- a CDS encoding S9 family peptidase, whose product is MKKLLILLVTFLTVFTVQAQQTQKLTLEDILQKGTFRAQSVYGLRSMNDGIHYTTIEGQTQIVKYSYQTGEEVEVLFDITKVKDAAISSFSAYEFSDDETKILLTTERKSIYRHSYTAEFYVWNSVTEELSQLSDKGAQQLATFSPDGNYVAYVRDNNIFIKNLRFGSTHQATTDGKFNEIINGAPDWVYEEEFGFNKAFWWSPDSKFLAYIRFDETEVREFSMPMYAGAAPTLNDNKLYPGEYTFKYPKAGEANSKVEVYSYEVKTKIAIKVDIGEKTDIYVPRLKWTPDDNELVVMRLNRHQNQIDILYANPYTGDSRNFLTEKNDRYIAENFLDAFTYLENGSFVVQSERDGWSHLYLYDKQGFEIAQLTEGDFDVTDFYGYDAEKELYYYQAAAESPLRREVYYVSQDKEEKGKLSTLEGTNSAVFSTNFKYYINYYSSAKVPNYITLHDNKKGEQIRFLQDNTVLKNTIKSLQIPQKEFFTFTTSEGVELNGWMLKPNDFDASKRYPVFMTQYSGPNSQSVRDSWGGISWNEYLAQEGFLVVCVDGRGTGARGEDFRKVTYMQLGKYESDDQVEAAKYLTTLPYVDAENISIFGWSYGGFMTLLTLEKGGDLFKAGIAVAPVTSWRFYDTVYTERFMRTPEENPEGYDDNSPLSHAGDIKGHLLIVHGTADDNVHAQNTFEMTEKMVQAGVQFDMAMYTNRNHGIRGGNTSMHLYTKMVNFLKNNLMEK
- a CDS encoding chorismate mutase encodes the protein MGFKDPEDCHSLEELRNEIDKIDEHIILLFAERHKYVEAVVHFKNDKDAIIAQERKDAVIQQRRDWAESKGLNADVFEQIYTLLVESNINHEMNLLKIKNSK
- the thrS gene encoding threonine--tRNA ligase, which codes for MIKITLPDNSVREFAEPVSGLEIAKSISNRLAKDVLSISVDGEVWDLSRKIDHDANIKLYTWDDREGKETFWHSSAHLMAEAIETYYPGTKFGIGPTVDTGFYYDIDLPEGKVLSEKDLQKIEQKMLELARQKNDIVRSDISKEDALTMFTEKNDELKQELISELEDGTITLYNQGNFTDLCRGPHLPNTGYIKAIKLTAIAGAYWRGDEKNKMLTRVYGVTFPKAKMLEEYLYMVEEAKKRDHRKIGKEMQLFTFSEAVGQGLPLWLPKGAQLREQLENFLKKVQKKYGYEQVITPHIGDVKLYKTSGHYQKYGKDSFQPITTPAEGEEYLLKPMNCPHHCEIYKAWPRSYKDLPVRMAEFGTVYRYEMSGELHGLTRVRGFTQDDAHLFCRPDQVKDEFKKVIDIIFIIFKALSFENYTAQISLRDPNKPEKYIGSPENWDKAEQAIIEACEEKGLNTVTELGEAAFYGPKLDFMIKDALGRSWQLGTVQVDYNLPERFELEYIGADDNRHRPVMIHRAPFGSMERFVAVLIEHTAGKFPLWLTPEQVVVLPISEKYNDYAKKVSNFLNISDIRTVVDDRNEKIGRKIRDNELKRIPYLLIVGEKEAESDSVAVRRQGEGDKGTMTTKEFAEFIEKEVRDQLSGLYN